One Polaribacter sp. KT25b DNA segment encodes these proteins:
- a CDS encoding GLPGLI family protein encodes MKKQIVRFFFLIIPFITFSQEIISGKIIYKYQIKEKGFDSEGKSENIKSVFNNFNDNLEDNKDKISFELVFNNDASYYKLVKNLESDYNKDLSFTILITGGNEEVFTNKKSDLKIKKIDVFGDFFLVKSKFKEAWKLTQESKKINHYTCYKAILEKEFIDVNNKKKNLEIEAWYTPEIPVNFGPKGFGGLPGLILELNQGSFVFYAHKIEIKKNKTIIINPPSKGKTISEEAFSNLFRKFDEKKEKNRN; translated from the coding sequence ATGAAAAAACAAATAGTAAGATTCTTTTTTTTAATAATTCCTTTTATAACTTTTTCTCAAGAAATTATTTCCGGAAAAATTATATACAAGTATCAAATTAAAGAAAAAGGTTTTGATAGTGAAGGAAAGAGTGAAAACATAAAGTCCGTTTTTAATAATTTTAACGATAATCTTGAAGATAACAAAGATAAAATATCGTTTGAATTAGTATTTAATAATGATGCTTCATACTATAAATTAGTAAAAAACCTTGAATCAGATTACAATAAAGATTTAAGTTTTACAATTCTTATTACAGGAGGAAATGAAGAAGTTTTTACAAACAAAAAAAGCGACCTTAAAATAAAGAAGATTGATGTGTTTGGAGATTTTTTTCTTGTAAAAAGTAAATTTAAAGAAGCTTGGAAGTTGACTCAAGAATCAAAAAAAATCAACCATTATACTTGCTATAAAGCAATTTTAGAAAAAGAATTTATTGATGTTAATAATAAGAAAAAGAATTTAGAAATTGAAGCTTGGTATACGCCAGAAATACCTGTAAATTTTGGACCCAAAGGATTTGGAGGTTTACCAGGTTTAATTTTAGAATTAAATCAAGGAAGTTTTGTTTTCTACGCTCATAAAATAGAAATTAAAAAAAATAAGACAATTATTATTAATCCACCATCAAAAGGTAAAACAATTTCGGAAGAAGCGTTTTCTAATTTATTTAGAAAATTTGATGAAAAAAAGGAGAAAAATAGAAACTAA
- a CDS encoding GLPGLI family protein, whose amino-acid sequence MKIVIVYFFILFSANQFSQSGEIIYEAELLMKEDSSNDSKKAKQNADFEVIMKNQKKVTYKLIFNKNESIFKKEEKLIIDEPKLNLVKILVGNGLFYTNTFLKKTLNKTEFSGKEFLIEVPQFNWKLTQERKKIGNYICYKATTSREIDTRRGKSIRNITAWYTPQIPYNFGPKEYNGLPGLILELQEDSLLFKATKISLLTDKVIEIEKPVKGKKVTQKEYDSIVKNIILQNKRYKQK is encoded by the coding sequence ATGAAAATAGTAATAGTTTATTTCTTTATTTTATTTAGTGCTAATCAATTTTCACAAAGTGGAGAAATTATTTATGAAGCAGAGTTACTAATGAAAGAAGACTCTAGTAATGACTCAAAAAAAGCTAAACAAAATGCTGATTTTGAGGTAATAATGAAAAATCAAAAAAAGGTAACCTATAAACTGATTTTTAACAAAAATGAATCAATTTTTAAAAAAGAAGAAAAACTTATTATCGATGAACCTAAACTAAATTTAGTAAAAATATTAGTAGGAAATGGACTTTTTTATACTAATACATTTTTAAAAAAAACACTAAACAAAACAGAATTTTCAGGAAAAGAATTTTTGATTGAGGTTCCACAATTTAATTGGAAATTAACACAAGAAAGAAAAAAAATAGGAAATTATATATGTTATAAAGCAACAACAAGTAGAGAAATTGATACAAGAAGAGGTAAGTCTATAAGAAATATAACAGCTTGGTACACTCCACAAATACCTTATAATTTTGGTCCTAAAGAATATAATGGATTACCAGGTTTAATTTTAGAACTACAAGAAGATTCATTACTTTTTAAGGCTACGAAAATTTCATTACTTACTGATAAGGTAATAGAGATAGAGAAACCTGTAAAAGGTAAAAAAGTTACACAAAAAGAATATGATTCAATTGTGAAGAATATAATATTACAAAATAAAAGATATAAACAGAAGTAA
- a CDS encoding carboxypeptidase-like regulatory domain-containing protein — translation MNLLKNLLFVLILVISTATFSQRITLFGTVKDSLQNPMSYANVIAKPKDVSKNLQFAITDNEGYYKLLLAQGDTITISISYLGYKPIESQFIALKSVRKDFVLQQSSEQLDEVIIEMPVTVRGDTTTYKTSKFINGSERKLKNVLKKLPGVEVDKNGGVTVQGKKVTTMLVDGKKFFGGNSKLAVENIPADAVGNVEVIDNYNEVAFLKGLTDSDEMAMNIKLKEDKKRFVFGDIEAGKGNKEFYKTSANLFYYSPKTNVNFIGNINNIGEKTFTFSDYMSFSGGINAVFNGNFSFKVGDFSQFMESNDVVTSKQKFGALNITKVATQKLDVSGYAIFSDTNTSSFVENLNEYISFTEQRTSKTATDNLLGIGNLNLEYKPNSLERWVARTQVKRTNNTNDNTVVSLINAKTNTIATDRDLTATYINQNIEWHKRQNDKHTFSSVFNYVFDKSDKTNYWQTQDAILQGLIPVDETQDFLRINQLKNTKEINIDAVFKHFWEINNSNHIYTTVGNKFLNQDFLTDDSQTLDDGSLNNFANGGFGNDLNFELNDLFLGMHYKFRTGIFTVKQGVEVHNYNWNLANQTNIENNKWVVLPDFLAEIEFNKSKKLKLNYNLKTTFSDASKFANRFYLQSYNSIFKGNEILENNLYHAARAYFSRFSLYRGVMLHVNLNYNKQIKGGRSTVDFNDVNQFLTVKMFDNPSEDWRGDIHLEKTIKDLKYKFDVGFNNSTYIQEVNNANQTNKNNGYNYEFAIETLFDNFPTIEVGFNTDIGKFIASSNTSKFVTTEPYLNIDYDFLKGFIFNFDYRKSNYQNKTLGQKNVYEIANATLSYKKENSGWTYKITAQNMFNAQFKQSNTFSDYLISDSKTFILPRVIMFSIGYNL, via the coding sequence ATGAATCTACTTAAAAACCTCCTATTTGTTCTAATACTTGTTATTTCAACAGCAACTTTTTCTCAAAGAATAACACTTTTTGGTACAGTAAAAGACAGCTTACAAAACCCAATGTCTTATGCCAATGTAATTGCAAAACCCAAAGATGTTTCTAAAAATTTACAGTTTGCCATTACAGATAACGAAGGCTATTATAAGTTGTTGCTAGCCCAAGGAGATACTATAACTATTAGTATTTCTTATTTAGGCTATAAACCTATAGAATCTCAATTTATCGCACTAAAATCAGTTAGAAAAGATTTTGTTTTACAACAATCTTCAGAGCAATTAGATGAAGTTATTATAGAAATGCCTGTAACTGTTCGTGGAGATACCACAACTTATAAAACCAGTAAATTTATAAACGGTTCAGAACGCAAACTTAAAAACGTTTTAAAGAAACTACCAGGAGTAGAAGTAGATAAAAACGGAGGCGTAACAGTACAAGGCAAAAAAGTTACAACCATGTTAGTAGATGGTAAAAAGTTTTTTGGAGGAAATTCTAAATTGGCGGTAGAAAATATTCCTGCAGATGCAGTTGGTAATGTAGAAGTAATAGACAATTATAACGAAGTTGCATTTTTAAAAGGGTTAACAGATTCTGATGAAATGGCAATGAACATCAAACTAAAAGAAGATAAAAAACGCTTTGTTTTTGGTGATATAGAAGCTGGTAAAGGCAACAAAGAGTTTTATAAAACCAGTGCCAATTTGTTTTATTATTCGCCAAAAACTAATGTCAATTTTATAGGAAACATAAATAATATTGGCGAAAAAACGTTTACGTTTAGTGATTATATGAGTTTTTCTGGCGGAATAAACGCAGTTTTTAACGGTAATTTTAGTTTTAAAGTTGGCGATTTTTCTCAGTTTATGGAAAGCAATGATGTGGTAACTAGCAAACAAAAATTTGGTGCCTTAAATATTACCAAAGTTGCTACTCAAAAATTAGATGTTTCTGGCTATGCTATTTTTTCTGATACAAATACCAGTAGTTTTGTAGAAAACTTAAATGAGTATATATCGTTTACAGAGCAAAGAACCAGCAAAACAGCAACAGATAATTTATTAGGTATTGGTAATTTAAATTTAGAATACAAACCAAACTCATTAGAAAGATGGGTGGCAAGAACACAAGTAAAAAGAACCAATAATACTAACGATAACACAGTGGTTTCGTTGATAAATGCAAAGACAAATACCATTGCTACAGATAGAGATTTAACAGCAACCTACATCAATCAAAATATAGAATGGCATAAAAGGCAAAATGATAAACACACGTTTTCTTCTGTGTTTAACTATGTGTTTGATAAAAGTGATAAAACAAATTATTGGCAAACACAAGATGCTATTTTACAAGGTTTAATTCCGGTTGATGAAACGCAAGATTTTTTAAGAATTAATCAATTAAAAAACACAAAAGAAATAAATATTGATGCCGTTTTTAAACATTTTTGGGAAATTAACAACAGTAATCATATTTATACAACCGTTGGAAATAAATTTTTAAATCAAGATTTTTTAACTGATGATAGCCAAACTTTAGATGATGGTTCTCTAAATAATTTCGCCAATGGCGGATTTGGAAATGACCTAAATTTTGAATTAAACGATTTGTTTTTAGGAATGCATTACAAATTTAGAACCGGTATTTTTACTGTAAAACAAGGTGTAGAGGTACATAATTATAATTGGAATTTGGCAAACCAAACCAATATAGAAAATAATAAATGGGTGGTTTTACCAGATTTTTTAGCAGAAATTGAGTTTAATAAATCAAAAAAATTAAAATTAAATTACAATTTAAAAACCACTTTTTCTGATGCCAGTAAATTTGCAAATCGTTTTTATTTACAATCATACAATTCCATTTTTAAAGGAAATGAAATTTTAGAAAACAATTTATATCACGCTGCAAGAGCCTATTTTAGTAGGTTTAGTTTGTATAGAGGTGTTATGTTGCATGTAAATTTAAATTACAATAAACAAATAAAAGGGGGTAGAAGTACAGTAGATTTTAATGATGTAAATCAGTTTTTAACCGTAAAAATGTTTGATAATCCTTCTGAAGATTGGAGAGGAGATATCCATTTAGAAAAAACTATTAAAGATTTAAAATATAAGTTTGATGTTGGTTTTAACAACTCAACTTACATACAAGAAGTAAACAATGCAAACCAAACCAATAAAAATAATGGCTATAATTATGAGTTTGCAATAGAAACGTTGTTTGATAATTTTCCAACAATAGAAGTTGGTTTTAATACAGATATTGGCAAATTTATAGCAAGTTCAAATACCTCAAAATTTGTAACTACAGAACCATATCTAAATATAGATTACGATTTTTTAAAAGGATTTATTTTTAATTTCGATTACAGAAAAAGCAATTATCAGAATAAAACATTAGGTCAAAAAAACGTGTATGAAATTGCAAATGCAACGTTGTCATACAAAAAAGAAAACTCAGGTTGGACGTACAAAATTACGGCTCAAAATATGTTTAATGCACAATTTAAACAAAGCAACACTTTTTCTGATTATTTAATTTCAGACTCTAAAACTTTTATTTTACCAAGAGTTATTATGTTTAGTATTGGCTATAATTTGTAG